In Bradyrhizobium guangxiense, the following are encoded in one genomic region:
- a CDS encoding ATP-binding protein, protein MTLERLDGSAPVQPQRWWRRVLASRLNLAINAVQAMTQAGSDDRRIVISTVRQDAAMLCCSVEDNGPGIAAEHVDRLFESFFTTKESGVGMGLPICRSIVEAHGGRIGAEDSAAHGGARFWFTPPLFPGGGRTHQADRDALV, encoded by the coding sequence ATGACGCTCGAACGCCTGGATGGCTCCGCTCCCGTTCAGCCCCAGCGATGGTGGCGTCGTGTGCTCGCAAGCCGGCTCAATCTGGCCATCAACGCGGTTCAGGCCATGACTCAGGCGGGATCTGACGATCGCAGGATCGTCATCAGCACGGTCAGGCAGGACGCGGCCATGTTGTGCTGCTCCGTGGAGGACAACGGTCCCGGGATCGCCGCCGAACATGTGGACCGGCTCTTTGAGAGCTTCTTCACGACCAAAGAGAGCGGCGTCGGCATGGGACTGCCCATCTGCCGGTCGATCGTCGAGGCACATGGCGGCCGGATCGGCGCGGAGGACAGCGCCGCACATGGCGGCGCCCGCTTCTGGTTTACTCCGCCGCTATTCCCCGGTGGCGGCCGAACGCACCAGGCGGATCGGGACGCCCTTGTATGA
- a CDS encoding thioesterase family protein: MNPLENVKTGMTAEKLVTVTSEMTVGHVVPGMPEVYGTPTMILHMEMTAGSAVQPFLPAGHVSVGMMINIRHLAATPIGRTVRATARVVAIDARSVLFEVEAWDGDRKIGDGTHRRGVVNVAEFEQRFGVTRPTAEMA; the protein is encoded by the coding sequence ATGAATCCGCTTGAGAACGTGAAGACCGGGATGACGGCGGAAAAGCTGGTGACCGTCACGAGCGAGATGACCGTCGGCCATGTGGTGCCGGGCATGCCTGAAGTCTACGGCACGCCGACGATGATCCTGCACATGGAAATGACTGCCGGATCGGCAGTTCAGCCGTTCCTTCCCGCGGGTCATGTCAGCGTCGGGATGATGATCAATATCCGCCATCTGGCGGCAACGCCGATCGGCCGCACGGTGCGCGCGACGGCACGGGTCGTTGCGATCGACGCCAGGAGCGTCCTGTTCGAGGTCGAGGCCTGGGACGGCGACCGCAAGATCGGCGACGGCACCCACCGACGTGGCGTCGTCAATGTCGCCGAGTTCGAGCAGCGCTTCGGCGTCACGAGGCCAACGGCCGAGATGGCCTAA